CGACTGAGGCCGGCCGTGGACGCCTCTCAGGCGGCCTGTGCCGTGTTCCGCTCGTCGTCCCCGTCGTCCGGAAGCTTGCAGACCCGCTCGAGGAAGACGGCGGCGGCCACGACCGCGACGCCGGCCACGACGGCGCTGCCCGCGTAGATGGCCTGATCCCTGCGCGGCGGGACATCCAGGAGGCTGAGCAGGAAGACGCAGGTGCCGCCGTACATCCCGGCGACCAGCGCGGCGACGAGCGCGCTTGCCTGGCCGAAGACCAGTGCGCGCGCGGCCATCATCGGCTCCACGCCCTTGGCCCCGGGACGCCGCTCCCGCTGGGCGCGCAGGCGGGAACGGAAGGACAGCGCGGTCGCCAGCAGGACCACGGCGATCACCGCCAGCACGACGGGTGCGGCGAGCGGCACGCTGGGCAGCGTCCCCAGGGCGTCCCAGAGGCGGGCCGCGCCCCAGGACAGCACGCCGGCTCCGGCGAAGAGTCCGGCCAGGAGGCCGAGCCGTAGTTGCTTCACCGAGAGTGCCGCCCTTCGTCGCCGTTGCCCGTGTCGCCGCCCGCGGACGGTCGTCCTTGAGCCTAACGACTACTCGGGGAGACGGAGTTCCAGGTCGGGCCGGGGAAGCACTCCGTCGCGGCCGACACCGGCCAGCAGGTCGGCGACCGGTCCGGCGCCGGGCAGCTGGGCCTCCGGGTCCACGTCGTGCCATGGGGCGAGGACGAAGGCGCGCTCGCGGGCGCGCGGGTGCGGAAGGGTCAGCAGCGGGTCGTCGGAGACCACGTCGGCGTAGGACACGATGTCGACGTCGATCGTGCGCGGACCCCAGCGCTCCTCGCGGACCCGGTCGAAGGCCTCCTCGATGGCCTGGCCGCGCTCCAGCAGCGACGAGGGGGGCAGGGTCGTCTTCACGATGATCACCGCGTTGAAGTACGACGGCTGGGAACCGGGGTCGACGCCCCAGGGCTCCGTCTCGTAGACCGGGGAGACCGCCTTGACCCGGAGCCCGGGGGTGTCCTCCAGGGCGTCGACGGCCCCCTGGAGCGTCTCGAGGCGGTTGCCGAGGTTGGAGCCGAGGGAGATCACGGCCCGTTTCGGGTTGGAGAGGGTGACGTCGGCAGCGTCGACCTGCTCGACCACGGCTGCGGGAACCGGCTGTACGGTCGGGTCGCTCTGCCCCTCGGTGGAAAATGCAGTCATGCTCGGCTCCGGGTGATGGTGATGGTCACGTCGTCGAAGGGGACCGTGATGGGGGCGTCCGGCTTGTGGACGACGACCTCGACCTCCTGGACCCCTTCGTGCTTGAGGCACTGCTGCGCGATGCGTTCCGCGAGCGTCTCGATCAGATCGACCGGCTCACCCTTGATGACGTCGACGACCTCTTCCGCGACCACGCCGTAGTGAACTGTCTTCGACAGGTCGTCGGCGGCTGCCGCGGGGCGGGTGTCGAGACCGAGCACCAGGTCCACGATGAAGGTCTGGCCCTCTTCCCGTTCCCTGGGGAAGACACCGTGGTGCCCACGGGCCTTGAGGCCGCGCAGCGCGACACGATCCACGCGAATCACTCCTGCTGTTCGTCGTCTCTTGAGGCACCCGGCCGCGTGCGGGCGGTGAGGTGCCGTCTTTCGAATCTACCCGCGAGC
The DNA window shown above is from Streptomyces sp. Alt3 and carries:
- a CDS encoding DUF3180 domain-containing protein; amino-acid sequence: MKQLRLGLLAGLFAGAGVLSWGAARLWDALGTLPSVPLAAPVVLAVIAVVLLATALSFRSRLRAQRERRPGAKGVEPMMAARALVFGQASALVAALVAGMYGGTCVFLLSLLDVPPRRDQAIYAGSAVVAGVAVVAAAVFLERVCKLPDDGDDERNTAQAA
- the folB gene encoding dihydroneopterin aldolase, yielding MDRVALRGLKARGHHGVFPREREEGQTFIVDLVLGLDTRPAAAADDLSKTVHYGVVAEEVVDVIKGEPVDLIETLAERIAQQCLKHEGVQEVEVVVHKPDAPITVPFDDVTITITRSRA
- the folK gene encoding 2-amino-4-hydroxy-6-hydroxymethyldihydropteridine diphosphokinase; this encodes MTAFSTEGQSDPTVQPVPAAVVEQVDAADVTLSNPKRAVISLGSNLGNRLETLQGAVDALEDTPGLRVKAVSPVYETEPWGVDPGSQPSYFNAVIIVKTTLPPSSLLERGQAIEEAFDRVREERWGPRTIDVDIVSYADVVSDDPLLTLPHPRARERAFVLAPWHDVDPEAQLPGAGPVADLLAGVGRDGVLPRPDLELRLPE